The window AAGTCCAATTTTAACCTACTAGGACTAATTCGACGCCTACTCTAACACCATGAAGGCTACTCGATTTTTAACTAAGACATTTCACTCATAAATAGAATCTCCTTACCTTCAGTCCAATCGAACGTTTTACTAAGTTGGTCCATGATCAGTGATGGAGGACTCGGTAGGGCGAGATGTGGCGCTCGCCATACCTCATTGCCCGCTACCCCCAGCTCCGGGCTCTGGGCAGAGACAAGGCACCACCGAGATAGACAAAGCGCAGTGAAGCATCATCAAACGAACGAGTCATATCCGCACATGCATCATTTGCTAGCAGGTGTTTTTGTGTAAACATGGCTTTTAACTATTGAATCTAGAGGCAAATTTCCCCATTCTCCACCTCCATCGATTCCCCCGATCTCCATCCCCATCGGCGCCTTGGTGGCTGCTGCAAGTCTTCGGAGCCTAGAGGGCGGAGGCAACGCGTCGCTAGCGAGAAGGCAGGAAGAACCATGTTGGTCGGGAGAAGTGTGGCTGCTAGGCTCCTGGGTGCAACCACACAGAGCTGTGGCATCCACGTCGAGCGATGGCGCGACGACATGGCATGGGAGGCGGTGACAGTGGCAAGCTAGGAGGCGTGCAACATAGGGTGGACGCAGGGTGGAGGGTGCAGCAGCAAGTCACCAAGCAAGCAAGAAGTGGCCATCATCAGAAAATGGATAGATCGTTGATATTTATCTTATCTTATCAACCTCGAATATATTATACTAATCAATCTTTACTATTTGTTTCGTAGATTctacatatatgatatatctatctatcatcACTAATTCCTACATGTGATGTATTGCTAAaagcatgtattttttttctttttattcttgTTTTGTGCTACTGCTAACACAATTGTCCATGAACCAcacctgtattttttttccgtcCTCCGCCACTGTCCATGATCAAAGACAATGGTTCAAGATATTGACTGAAAACAAGCACTTCTGATTTCATGGCTTCATACATGCGGACAATCTCCATAATGAACTTTGTCTCACCCTCTCATGGGTTTGATCATAAACTCTTTAATAAAGACACATTCACATAAGATGTTTATTTCTCCAACAGTTTTGCATGTGTGATGAGGACTGATGGGTGTATAGATCTTGTGTTCTACATCAAGAGTCCCCATTGCTACAATGTTCTTTATAGTGTTATAGTGTGATGATTTCCTTTTGATGAGGAAGAGGATTTAGAATCACAACTGATTCTCTCAATCTGAGAAGAGACTTCTAAAGGGTGTCACCGTTATGGATATGCACAATAGGATCAAGTATTTTCCGGATTCCATCTATATCCTCTGTGatgttatttagtgttaaagaaCAAAATTTCTTACCTTCACCCAAGTGAAGAAGCATATCTTGCTTGGCATCAAACTAAGGTTTTGTGCTTGATTGGTTGTTTCTTGAAGCAAAGCatcttttcttcaaacttttagaAGTGAGATCTCTTGCAAAATTTGGTCTAATTAGATAGAGGATATTATAAAAGCTCTAGAAagttattttgaaatggagccTCAAACTATGTTTCCCTACATGAGAAAAGGTAAAGAAATCGGTACAATAAGAAAATAAACAAGTAAAATAATATTGGGGATCAAAATAGTGTCCATgacactttaaaaaaaaagcgtCTACGGCACAAAATGATAGACAAGAGAATCTCTACTAttctaaaaattgaagatatttttgccaGTACTTTGGTATGTCATTCGTGTATGAGtcgtttttaagttcattcgcttttgcaaatacatatccgtattcgAGTCGGgctttaagttcgttcgcttttggaaatgcaaaaggagtcgtataagaaatctttttaaaaaagactcgcatgctaacttgacatgattttctagaaaaatatatatctaagcAAATTCTCACAATGAATTTCACGGTGAACAATAATAAGAtgaaaatagccttcacccgttgcaatgcacgggtatttttttctaagttattTTATAGGTACCATATATGAAAAAGTGGGGACCTAGGTCCCCACTACTGGCTATCTAGGACTCTAAGGATTTTCTAACCATGCCATGTGGGATCGGGCCACGACAGCGAAAGGTGGGACCGGGAACTTGGTTTCTTGTTTTAAACCAGGTGAGTCCCGAGCCATGTGGCTGCTTGGGCCCCTACTATGCCATAAATACGATGGGGTGCGAACCTTCAATGCTTCACGTCGCGCAACTGCCCTCGCTTTTAATGCGAGGGATACCAATCCATCTTTTGCGTATGAGAGGCGACATGCTAACTATAGAACTGGCCATAATTACCCCTAGAAAGTTGAGAACGTGGGCTGTCAGATAATGTGGTTGACTATCATATCGCTTGGTTGGGCCCACCACAACCCGACACACACATCTCTCTAAAGCCGATAGGTGGGACCAGTAGACGTCATCAGCGTCCGTACCCAAGTCGATGCAAAGGGCATACGACTCAAGTCATTAGCGTCCGTACCTAAGTCGACGCAAAGGGCATATGACTGAGGCAGACTCGCCTCGTGAGAAGCAAGATCCAATAGAGGCAACTAGGGGCCTATAGTGGACCCTACCTGTCAGCATATGATAAGACTTTTTATAAGAGCAACTATATCATGGTATCCCTCGCGGTGCAAGACTCTCCCTCTCTTTTGACACGTGAGGCCGCGTTTCTCCGCAACCAACACCTAGGTGTCCCTCAATGGGCGCATCACCTCCCTCAACCGCAACGCTATACCCACACCTGCGCATCCTGTCCTTCCCTCTCACATTGTTGTAGCATGGGGCCACCACCATCCTTTCGTATTCGGCCAAAACACTATAGAGAAGGTCTTGAGTTTTTCTAAGTGTTCGGATGGTAAAATACCATCTAAAGCGGCAAAATGATAAATTATATTTGAGTAGAGTAATGGCAAAATACCATTCAAGTGGCGAAATGGTAAAATGCTATTCGAGTTGGAAAGTACTATTCAAACAAGTTTATGTTACTAAGCTAAATAATATCTTTTGAGTGCATTTCTAACTAGTGACAGGTAAAATATCAAGGACTAAGCAAGTGGAAAAGAGTGGTTGAATATTCTAGGTGGAAAAGACTACCCGAGATGAAAAATACTACTCGAGCAATAAAGATGCCAAGAGAAGATTCCATGGGACCACTCTCAACCACTCCGGCTAGCTGGCACCAAAAGACTATAATGACATCCCAAATGTACCAAAATATCTCTAAAGTTGCTGACATGGCAAGGGTATAATTGTAAACTCACAAGGGCCCAATGGGGACAAGATTGTAATCTCACATGTACGGTTACGGACTATATAAACCGACCAAAAGCCTGTAGCAAGACAGGACAATTTTAGATAAAGAAATATTATTCATCAAAAGACATGCATTTTGTGTTCGGACTCATTTTCTAGGATAGGCGGGAAAATGAGTTTTTCCTTTATCCCCAATCTTATTCATGACCTTAGGTCATGACACACATGACGCGCGAGGttgcccctcccctctcctacGTGGTCGTGCCCCAATTCCTGCTTTTTTTCCCCTGCACTGCCTCCTAGGTACACTTTTTGTCTGCTCTTCAATTGCTTTCATATGTATAAACAAGGtgttattttatcttttttttttaaggataggTGTTATTTTATCTTATTCGCGTAACTATTTTTTCCTCAGTTTGAAGGAGGAACATACTCGAACTATAATCGAGGGACGAACGACAGACTTTCTTTTCATTTGTTTCTTCCGTCTAGCCGCGTTGAGGAATGAGCCGAGAAAACGAAAACAGCCCAACTCAAGCGTATATCAGTCTGTACACGCCTACACCAGAGTCCAGTGGTCCTAAATCCTAATCCCGGAttcccttcccctcttcccctcgCTTCTTCGTCGGTCGACCTGCGCACGAACCGCCGGCGAGGGCGGGTGATTGGCGCGATCCGTGCGCTTGCCGTCTTGCCGGCGTTGGGGAGGGGGGCAGGTGAGGCCGACTGCTGCTGGTCTGCGGCGTGCGGCTCGTCCTCGTCTTCCGCTAAAATCCCCCGAAAAACAACGAACCGATTTCTCTTTTGCGACTGCTCGTGTCAGCGACGTGGCTGAACCGCGGGGGGCTGGGAGAATATTTTTATCCAGGCGCGCCCCCCGGTTTGCGTTTCCGTCTCTCCCTCTCGCGGATTACTGCTCGCTCGCTTCACGCATCGTCCCTCCTGTCTCGCTCGCTAGCTGTGTTCCCACTTCTCCCCCTCGCACTACTTAAAACCGCCGATCCCCCATTCCAATCCTGTCGCGATACGACTTGAttcggcctctctctctccgcgcgcgcagcagcagcagccgccgatGGACCTCCCCCTGGTGGACCTCGCGCCGTACCtcgaccgcgccgtcgccgggggcggcgcggcgggggaggaggcggtgcgCGCGCTGTGCGCGACGGTGAGCGCCAGCCTGCGGGACACGGGGGCGCTGCTGGTGAAGGACCCGCGCTGCCCCGCCGCCGACAACGACCGCTTCCTCGACGTCGTCGAGCACTACTTCGCCCGATCCGCCGACTCCAAGTGCCTCCAGGAGCGCCCCAACCTCCACTATCAGGTAATCTGGTGGGATCAAAGGCGAGGGTTTGGGTTAAATTTGGTCCTTATTAGGCAGGATCACTAAAAGTACCCTACTTGTTAGACCATCTTCTCTGCATTGTGAAATCGCCATGAGAATTCAGGCACAAAACATCGTGTCTGTCCCTATTGTAATGCTGGCTTTATTTCCGTTTCAAATGTTAAGGTTGGTGTGACACCTGAAGGCGTGGAGGTACCTCGCAGTCTTGTCGACAAGGAGATGCAAGACAAGATCAAGAGTATGCCTGAGGAGTTTCAGCCCGCCACTCCTAAGGGTCCAGACCCGAAATGGCGGTATATGTGGAGAGTGGGTCCTCGCCCAGCGAATACCCGTTTTAAGGTTGAGACTGTTTGCTTGATCCTTTTAATTTGGTGTGGATATCTGAAATGATATGCATATTGTGTGTGGTCGTTCGCTATGTTCTATACTGACTTGTGAGAAACCTGGTTTAGGAGCTGAATTCGGAACCTGTTATCCCTGATGGATTGCCTGAATGGAAAGAGACCATGGATTCCTGGGGTTCTAAAATGATTTCTGCAATTGAGGTAGATCATGCTCTACATTTAATTTCTGTTTTTTGTTGCTGTATTATATACAAGCGGCCGTGTCATTTCATAGGTTGTTGCTGAGATGGCTGCAGTTGGATTTGGATTGCCAAAGGATGCATTTACCTCTTTGATGAAGGAGGTAATGCTGTAACAATCTGTAATATCCTGCTGTAATTTGTTAATCTACTCAGGATGCAAGTAAACAGTACCAGGTCCCAGCATTATGTTTACTTAGCTAAAAATATTTCTGTTGGTTCACAGAAAttgagttgtttttttttttgtaattatgTAATGAACGCTgcattttaatgcattattcaGATCCATTCTGCATTCATCCTGTTGACATTGGTCGATTATTTGTGTGTTTTTCATAGGGACCACACCTCCTAGCACCAACTGGAAGTGACCTTGAGCGGCATGGTTCTGAGGGCACTGTTTTTGCTGGGTTCCATTATGATCTCAATTTCCTGACCATACATGGTCGAAGTAGATTTCCAGGCCTGAACATCTGGCTAAGGAACGGCAAAAAGATGGAAGTTAAGGTCCCTGTTGGCTGTCTTCTAATTCAATCAGGGAAACAGGTTAGCTTTGCCAGTTTTACTGCAAGTATCTTAATTAGTTCATATTCGCGCATCAATAGAAGGTCATATGTATGCATATTGGTTTCTGTTCTGATCTCTAAATTCTGGTTTTCCATGAAATTGATACTGTTGTCAATCATAGAATCAAACTTTGTATTTGTATTTTGAGCCTTTTCTGAAACACAAACACTAGAAAACTGGGAGTGTAAGCTAGTGAAAGATGGGGCTTATTTCTGACAACTTGGATGTGATGAACCAACACACAAGCAAGTAAAGCATCTCGCCAATTGAATTACTTTATGTTCTTTAACTGCAGCTGGAATGGCTTACTGGTGGGGAGTGTTTAGCTGGAATGCATGAGGTAGTGGTAACCAAGAGAACACTAGAGGCAATAGCATTAGCAAGAGAGCAAAATAGAAGCTTGTGGAGGGTTTCATCAACCGTAAGTGCTAACCACTCCTTCTCGATGTGATTTACTTCATGAGGCACTTCCATCAATTTAATCTTACTTGCTCTGGTGAACTATTGACTTACCCATTTGCCTATTTATGTAAATAGCTGTTTGCACACATTGCTTCTGATGCAACCCTTAAGCCATTGGGCCACTTTGCTGAAGCATCCGATGCTCATAGTTATCCACCAATCTGTGCTGGCGACTACGTCGAACAGGAACTATCAGTAATCAATCTGAAAGGAAAGAATGGATTCTAGACGTTATGCAGATTTCTCGTTAACCTTACAATTCATATGATCAGCAAACGGAACAACAGTCCAGGCTGATATGTATCTTCATTGCTGGAGGCTCACATGCTGAAACTGTTGGGTTGTTCCCTGCACAGCCCGTACATGTCCATGCTTCAAACCTCTTGTTAAGATAGATTGTCTCTCTTCAAATGTACTAAACTGGTATCAATTGTGCAAATAAAATATTTACTCTTTAACTTCCGAACGGGGTGTTGGACGGGCCTCACCTGTGGGTGATCCGTTTTGGGATGTGTTCTTAGTAGGAGGGATTCTTTGATCAAAGGAATCCCTTCTTTGTAATTGTAAATATTTCTTCTTAGTGAAATGAAGCACAATTCTCCAGTGcatttgggaagaaaagaactTCCAAATGGAATATTTGAATGAAGATAGGTTGTCTCTATTGAATGTGCCAAATTGGTATTAGTAATCGTGCAAATAAAGTATATACGTAGTATCGTTGAACTTCCAAACGAGGTGTTTGAAAGATATGGGCTTTGCAATCCATGGCAATGAATTTCATACTTGAAATCAAACATGAAACTGTTATTCTCctcccaacacaatcaacagtgTTCGAACTAAGTATCGCTGAAACAGCAAGACTATTCACCGGCCAAAATTATACTCTATGTAAGCTCCATCACACTACAATGCACTCCACAGTCTGTATGAGCACAAAGCCACCCCATCGAAGTATACATATGTACAGCAACCAGTGAGACTTGTCCCTTGGTGTTCAATTTCAATCGCACATTCACACCCAGTTGTTGGGCAACGAGAAATTATGGAACCTGAAGGATGTATCCCCTGCCGTGTCCCTCCCCTGCAGGTCTCCTCtccgcaccggcggcggctcggtgcaCGCGAACGAGTCCTGCCTCACCAGCTCGACGCCGAACGAGTCCTGCCGCACCAGCTCGACGCCATACGAGCCCTGCCGCCGCAGCTCGCCTATGGCGAACGAGTCCTGCCGtggcagctcgccgccgccgaacgagTCCTGCCGCACAAGGCCGGCGGCGAACTCCGGGTACGGCGCCGGCTGAGGCGGCAGGCGGGGCTCGTGCGGGCGAGCCGGCGCGTCGGCCGACTTGCCTTCCCACATGAGCAGGTGGAGCAGGATCGGGCGCAGGGCGTGCCGGTGCAGCGACAGCTTCTGGCTGAGCGAGACGGTGTCGAAGCACCGGATGGCGCCCGACGTGGACACCATCCACGGGAGGACCTTTTGCCCGGACACCCTGGAGATCACCAGCAGCTTCGACGCGCGCTTCGCCTCCCGGTAGAGGTCGCGCAGCCCCGACCTCGTCGACGGCGCCAGGAAGCCGCTGTCGTCCTCCATGACGGACGAGATGTAGATGaatccctgttcgttcgcgagtGATCCACACAATTGATCAGACACGAATCACACGAGCAGGATCAAGGACGAGTTAAC of the Oryza sativa Japonica Group chromosome 2, ASM3414082v1 genome contains:
- the LOC4330530 gene encoding uncharacterized protein, with the protein product MDLPLVDLAPYLDRAVAGGGAAGEEAVRALCATVSASLRDTGALLVKDPRCPAADNDRFLDVVEHYFARSADSKCLQERPNLHYQVGVTPEGVEVPRSLVDKEMQDKIKSMPEEFQPATPKGPDPKWRYMWRVGPRPANTRFKELNSEPVIPDGLPEWKETMDSWGSKMISAIEVVAEMAAVGFGLPKDAFTSLMKEGPHLLAPTGSDLERHGSEGTVFAGFHYDLNFLTIHGRSRFPGLNIWLRNGKKMEVKVPVGCLLIQSGKQLEWLTGGECLAGMHEVVVTKRTLEAIALAREQNRSLWRVSSTLFAHIASDATLKPLGHFAEASDAHSYPPICAGDYVEQELSVINLKGKNGF